A window from Theropithecus gelada isolate Dixy chromosome 1, Tgel_1.0, whole genome shotgun sequence encodes these proteins:
- the CAMTA1 gene encoding calmodulin-binding transcription activator 1 isoform X10 gives MSILERLEQMERRMAEMTGSQQHKQASGGGSSGGGSGSGNGGSQAQCASGTGALGSCFESRVVVVCEKMMSRACWAKSKHLIHSKTFRGMTLLHLAAAQGYATLIQTLIKWRTKHADSIDLELEVDPLNVDHFSCTPLMWACALGHLEAAVVLYKWDRRAISIPDSLGRLPLGIARSRGHVKLAECLEHLQRDEQAQLGQNPRIHCPASEEPSTESWMAQWHSEAISSPEIPKGVTVIASTNPELRRPRSEPSNYYSSESHKDYPAPKKHKLNPEYFQTRQEKLLPTALSLEEPNIRKQSPSSKQSVPETLSPSEGVRDFSRELSPPTPETAAFQASGSQPVGKWNSKDLYIGVSTVQVTGNPKGTSVGKEAAPSQVRPREPMSVLMMANREVVNTELGSYRDSAENEECAQPMDDIQVNMMTLAEHIIEATPDRIKQENFVPMESSGLERTDPATISSTMSWLASYLADADCLPSAAQIRSAYNEPLTPSSNTSLSPVGSPVSEIAFEKPNLPSAADWSEFLSASTSEKVENEFAQLTLSDHEQRELYEAARLVQTAFRKYKGRPLREQQEVAAAVIQRCYRKYKQLTWIALKYALYKKMTQAAILIQSKFRSYYEQKKFQQSRRAAVLIQKYYRSYKKCGKRRQARRTAVIVQQKLRSSLLTKKQDQAARKIMRFLRRCRHSPLVDHRLYKRSERIEKGQGT, from the exons ATGTCCATCCTGGAACGACTGGAGCAGATGGAGAGGAGGATGGCTGAGATGACGGGGTCCCAGCAGCACAAACAGGCGAGCGGAGGCGGCAGCAGTGGAGGCGGCAGCGGGAGCGGGAATGGAGGGAGCCAGGCACAG TGTGCTTCTGGTACCGGGGCCTTGGGGAGCTGCTTTGAGAGCCGTGTGGTCGTGGTATGCGAGAAGATGATGAGCCGAGCCTGCTGGGCGAAGTCCAAGCACTTGATCCACTCAAAGACGTTCCGCGGAATGACCCTCCTCCACCTGGCCGCTGCCCAGGGCTATGCCACCCTAATCCAGACCCTCATCAAATGGCG TACAAAGCACGCGGATAGCATTGACCTGGAACTGGAAGTTGACCCTTTGAATGTGGATCACTTCTCCTGTACCCCTCTG ATGTGGGCGTGTGCCCTAGGGCACTTGGAAGCTGCCGTCGTGCTGTACAAGTGGGACCGTCGGGCCATCTCGATTCCTGACTCTCTAGGAAGGCTGCCTTTGGGAATTGCCAGGTCACGGGGTCATGTGAAATTAGCAGAGTGTCTGGAGCACCTGCAGAGAGATGAGCAGGCTCAGCTGGGACAGAACCCCAGAATCCACTGTCCTGCAAGTGAAGAGCCCAGCACAGAGAGCTGGATGGCCCAGTGGCACAGCGAAGCCATCAGCTCTCCAGAAATACCCAAGGGAGTCACTGTTATTGCAAGCACCAACCCAG AGCTGAGAAGACCTCGTTCTGAACCCTCTAATTACTACAGCAGTGAGAGCCACAAAGATTATCCGGCTCCCAAAAAGCATAAATTGAACCCTGAGTACTTCCAGACAAGGCAGGAGAAGCTGCTTCCCACTGCACTGAGTCTGGAAGAGCCAAATATCAGGAAGCAAAGCCCTAGTTCTAAGCAGTCTGTCCCCGAGACACTCAGCCCCAGTGAAGGAGTGAGGGACTTCAGCCGGGAACTCTCCCCTCCCACTCCAGAGACTGCAGCATTTCAAGCCTCTGGATCTCAGCCTGTAGGAAAGTGGAATTCCAAAGATCTTTACATTGGTGTGTCTACAGTACAGGTGACTGGAAATCCGAAGGGGACCAGTGTAGGAAAGGAGGCAGCACCTTCACAGGTGCGTCCACGGGAACCAATGAGTGTCCTGATGATGGCTAACAGAGAGGTGGTGAATACAGAGCTGGGGTCCTACCGTGATAGTGCAGAAAATGAAGAATGCGCCCAGCCCATGGATGACATACAG gtgaacATGATGACCTTGGCAGAACACATTATTGAAGCTACACCTGACCGAATCAAGCAGGAGAATTTTGTGCCCATGGAGTCCTCAGGATTGGAAAGAACAGACCCTGCCACCATCAGCAGTACAATGAGCTGGCTGGCCAGTTACCTAGCGGATGCTGACTGCCTGCCCAGTGCTGCCCAGATCCG AAGTGCATATAACGAGCCTCTAACCCCTTCTTCTAATACCAGCTTGAGCCCTGTTGGCTCTCCCGTCAGTGAAATCGCTTTCGAGAAGCCTAACCTTCCCTCCGCCGCGGATTGGTCAGAATTCCTGAGTGCATCTACCAGTGAGAAGGTAGAGAATGAGTTTGCTCAGCTCACTCTGTCTGATCATGAACAGAGAGAACTCTATGAGGCCGCCAGGCTTGTCCAGACAGCCTTCCGGAAATACAAG GGTCGACCCTTGCGGGAACAGCAAGAAGTAGCTGCTGCTGTCATTCAGCGTtgttacagaaaatataaacag CTGACATGGATAGCCTTGAAG TATGCACTTTATAAAAAGATGACACAGGCTGCCATCCTTATCCAGAGCAAATTCCGAAGTTACTATgaacaaaaaaaattccagcagAGCCGACGGGCTGCTGTGCTGATCCAAAAGTACTACCGAAGTTATAAGAAATGTGGCAAAAGACGGCAGGCTCGCCGGACGGCTGTGATTGTACAACAGAAACTCAG gagcagtttgctaaccaAAAAGCAGGATCAAGCTGCTCGAAAAATAATGAGGTTTCTACGCCGCTGTCGCCACAG
- the CAMTA1 gene encoding calmodulin-binding transcription activator 1 isoform X14, with translation MSILERLEQMERRMAEMTGSQQHKQASGGGSSGGGSGSGNGGSQAQCASGTGALGSCFESRVVVVCEKMMSRACWAKSKHLIHSKTFRGMTLLHLAAAQGYATLIQTLIKWRTKHADSIDLELEVDPLNVDHFSCTPLMWACALGHLEAAVVLYKWDRRAISIPDSLGRLPLGIARSRGHVKLAECLEHLQRDEQAQLGQNPRIHCPASEEPSTESWMAQWHSEAISSPEIPKGVTVIASTNPVQVTGNPKGTSVGKEAAPSQVRPREPMSVLMMANREVVNTELGSYRDSAENEECAQPMDDIQVNMMTLAEHIIEATPDRIKQENFVPMESSGLERTDPATISSTMSWLASYLADADCLPSAAQIRSAYNEPLTPSSNTSLSPVGSPVSEIAFEKPNLPSAADWSEFLSASTSEKVENEFAQLTLSDHEQRELYEAARLVQTAFRKYKGRPLREQQEVAAAVIQRCYRKYKQYALYKKMTQAAILIQSKFRSYYEQKKFQQSRRAAVLIQKYYRSYKKCGKRRQARRTAVIVQQKLRSSLLTKKQDQAARKIMRFLRRCRHRVKELKKAKELEDIQQHPLAM, from the exons ATGTCCATCCTGGAACGACTGGAGCAGATGGAGAGGAGGATGGCTGAGATGACGGGGTCCCAGCAGCACAAACAGGCGAGCGGAGGCGGCAGCAGTGGAGGCGGCAGCGGGAGCGGGAATGGAGGGAGCCAGGCACAG TGTGCTTCTGGTACCGGGGCCTTGGGGAGCTGCTTTGAGAGCCGTGTGGTCGTGGTATGCGAGAAGATGATGAGCCGAGCCTGCTGGGCGAAGTCCAAGCACTTGATCCACTCAAAGACGTTCCGCGGAATGACCCTCCTCCACCTGGCCGCTGCCCAGGGCTATGCCACCCTAATCCAGACCCTCATCAAATGGCG TACAAAGCACGCGGATAGCATTGACCTGGAACTGGAAGTTGACCCTTTGAATGTGGATCACTTCTCCTGTACCCCTCTG ATGTGGGCGTGTGCCCTAGGGCACTTGGAAGCTGCCGTCGTGCTGTACAAGTGGGACCGTCGGGCCATCTCGATTCCTGACTCTCTAGGAAGGCTGCCTTTGGGAATTGCCAGGTCACGGGGTCATGTGAAATTAGCAGAGTGTCTGGAGCACCTGCAGAGAGATGAGCAGGCTCAGCTGGGACAGAACCCCAGAATCCACTGTCCTGCAAGTGAAGAGCCCAGCACAGAGAGCTGGATGGCCCAGTGGCACAGCGAAGCCATCAGCTCTCCAGAAATACCCAAGGGAGTCACTGTTATTGCAAGCACCAACCCAG TACAGGTGACTGGAAATCCGAAGGGGACCAGTGTAGGAAAGGAGGCAGCACCTTCACAGGTGCGTCCACGGGAACCAATGAGTGTCCTGATGATGGCTAACAGAGAGGTGGTGAATACAGAGCTGGGGTCCTACCGTGATAGTGCAGAAAATGAAGAATGCGCCCAGCCCATGGATGACATACAG gtgaacATGATGACCTTGGCAGAACACATTATTGAAGCTACACCTGACCGAATCAAGCAGGAGAATTTTGTGCCCATGGAGTCCTCAGGATTGGAAAGAACAGACCCTGCCACCATCAGCAGTACAATGAGCTGGCTGGCCAGTTACCTAGCGGATGCTGACTGCCTGCCCAGTGCTGCCCAGATCCG AAGTGCATATAACGAGCCTCTAACCCCTTCTTCTAATACCAGCTTGAGCCCTGTTGGCTCTCCCGTCAGTGAAATCGCTTTCGAGAAGCCTAACCTTCCCTCCGCCGCGGATTGGTCAGAATTCCTGAGTGCATCTACCAGTGAGAAGGTAGAGAATGAGTTTGCTCAGCTCACTCTGTCTGATCATGAACAGAGAGAACTCTATGAGGCCGCCAGGCTTGTCCAGACAGCCTTCCGGAAATACAAG GGTCGACCCTTGCGGGAACAGCAAGAAGTAGCTGCTGCTGTCATTCAGCGTtgttacagaaaatataaacag TATGCACTTTATAAAAAGATGACACAGGCTGCCATCCTTATCCAGAGCAAATTCCGAAGTTACTATgaacaaaaaaaattccagcagAGCCGACGGGCTGCTGTGCTGATCCAAAAGTACTACCGAAGTTATAAGAAATGTGGCAAAAGACGGCAGGCTCGCCGGACGGCTGTGATTGTACAACAGAAACTCAG gagcagtttgctaaccaAAAAGCAGGATCAAGCTGCTCGAAAAATAATGAGGTTTCTACGCCGCTGTCGCCACAG
- the CAMTA1 gene encoding calmodulin-binding transcription activator 1 isoform X15, whose protein sequence is MSILERLEQMERRMAEMTGSQQHKQASGGGSSGGGSGSGNGGSQAQCASGTGALGSCFESRVVVVCEKMMSRACWAKSKHLIHSKTFRGMTLLHLAAAQGYATLIQTLIKWRTKHADSIDLELEVDPLNVDHFSCTPLMWACALGHLEAAVVLYKWDRRAISIPDSLGRLPLGIARSRGHVKLAECLEHLQRDEQAQLGQNPRIHCPASEEPSTESWMAQWHSEAISSPEIPKGVTVIASTNPVQVTGNPKGTSVGKEAAPSQVRPREPMSVLMMANREVVNTELGSYRDSAENEECAQPMDDIQVNMMTLAEHIIEATPDRIKQENFVPMESSGLERTDPATISSTMSWLASYLADADCLPSAAQIRSAYNEPLTPSSNTSLSPVGSPVSEIAFEKPNLPSAADWSEFLSASTSEKVENEFAQLTLSDHEQRELYEAARLVQTAFRKYKGRPLREQQEVAAAVIQRCYRKYKQYALYKKMTQAAILIQSKFRSYYEQKKFQQSRRAAVLIQKYYRSYKKCGKRRQARRTAVIVQQKLRSSLLTKKQDQAARKIMRFLRRCRHSPLVDHRLYKRSERIEKGQGT, encoded by the exons ATGTCCATCCTGGAACGACTGGAGCAGATGGAGAGGAGGATGGCTGAGATGACGGGGTCCCAGCAGCACAAACAGGCGAGCGGAGGCGGCAGCAGTGGAGGCGGCAGCGGGAGCGGGAATGGAGGGAGCCAGGCACAG TGTGCTTCTGGTACCGGGGCCTTGGGGAGCTGCTTTGAGAGCCGTGTGGTCGTGGTATGCGAGAAGATGATGAGCCGAGCCTGCTGGGCGAAGTCCAAGCACTTGATCCACTCAAAGACGTTCCGCGGAATGACCCTCCTCCACCTGGCCGCTGCCCAGGGCTATGCCACCCTAATCCAGACCCTCATCAAATGGCG TACAAAGCACGCGGATAGCATTGACCTGGAACTGGAAGTTGACCCTTTGAATGTGGATCACTTCTCCTGTACCCCTCTG ATGTGGGCGTGTGCCCTAGGGCACTTGGAAGCTGCCGTCGTGCTGTACAAGTGGGACCGTCGGGCCATCTCGATTCCTGACTCTCTAGGAAGGCTGCCTTTGGGAATTGCCAGGTCACGGGGTCATGTGAAATTAGCAGAGTGTCTGGAGCACCTGCAGAGAGATGAGCAGGCTCAGCTGGGACAGAACCCCAGAATCCACTGTCCTGCAAGTGAAGAGCCCAGCACAGAGAGCTGGATGGCCCAGTGGCACAGCGAAGCCATCAGCTCTCCAGAAATACCCAAGGGAGTCACTGTTATTGCAAGCACCAACCCAG TACAGGTGACTGGAAATCCGAAGGGGACCAGTGTAGGAAAGGAGGCAGCACCTTCACAGGTGCGTCCACGGGAACCAATGAGTGTCCTGATGATGGCTAACAGAGAGGTGGTGAATACAGAGCTGGGGTCCTACCGTGATAGTGCAGAAAATGAAGAATGCGCCCAGCCCATGGATGACATACAG gtgaacATGATGACCTTGGCAGAACACATTATTGAAGCTACACCTGACCGAATCAAGCAGGAGAATTTTGTGCCCATGGAGTCCTCAGGATTGGAAAGAACAGACCCTGCCACCATCAGCAGTACAATGAGCTGGCTGGCCAGTTACCTAGCGGATGCTGACTGCCTGCCCAGTGCTGCCCAGATCCG AAGTGCATATAACGAGCCTCTAACCCCTTCTTCTAATACCAGCTTGAGCCCTGTTGGCTCTCCCGTCAGTGAAATCGCTTTCGAGAAGCCTAACCTTCCCTCCGCCGCGGATTGGTCAGAATTCCTGAGTGCATCTACCAGTGAGAAGGTAGAGAATGAGTTTGCTCAGCTCACTCTGTCTGATCATGAACAGAGAGAACTCTATGAGGCCGCCAGGCTTGTCCAGACAGCCTTCCGGAAATACAAG GGTCGACCCTTGCGGGAACAGCAAGAAGTAGCTGCTGCTGTCATTCAGCGTtgttacagaaaatataaacag TATGCACTTTATAAAAAGATGACACAGGCTGCCATCCTTATCCAGAGCAAATTCCGAAGTTACTATgaacaaaaaaaattccagcagAGCCGACGGGCTGCTGTGCTGATCCAAAAGTACTACCGAAGTTATAAGAAATGTGGCAAAAGACGGCAGGCTCGCCGGACGGCTGTGATTGTACAACAGAAACTCAG gagcagtttgctaaccaAAAAGCAGGATCAAGCTGCTCGAAAAATAATGAGGTTTCTACGCCGCTGTCGCCACAG
- the CAMTA1 gene encoding calmodulin-binding transcription activator 1 isoform X12, with product MSILERLEQMERRMAEMTGSQQHKQASGGGSSGGGSGSGNGGSQAQCASGTGALGSCFESRVVVVCEKMMSRACWAKSKHLIHSKTFRGMTLLHLAAAQGYATLIQTLIKWRTKHADSIDLELEVDPLNVDHFSCTPLMWACALGHLEAAVVLYKWDRRAISIPDSLGRLPLGIARSRGHVKLAECLEHLQRDEQAQLGQNPRIHCPASEEPSTESWMAQWHSEAISSPEIPKGVTVIASTNPVQVTGNPKGTSVGKEAAPSQVRPREPMSVLMMANREVVNTELGSYRDSAENEECAQPMDDIQVNMMTLAEHIIEATPDRIKQENFVPMESSGLERTDPATISSTMSWLASYLADADCLPSAAQIRSAYNEPLTPSSNTSLSPVGSPVSEIAFEKPNLPSAADWSEFLSASTSEKVENEFAQLTLSDHEQRELYEAARLVQTAFRKYKGRPLREQQEVAAAVIQRCYRKYKQLTWIALKYALYKKMTQAAILIQSKFRSYYEQKKFQQSRRAAVLIQKYYRSYKKCGKRRQARRTAVIVQQKLRSSLLTKKQDQAARKIMRFLRRCRHRVKELKKAKELEDIQQHPLAM from the exons ATGTCCATCCTGGAACGACTGGAGCAGATGGAGAGGAGGATGGCTGAGATGACGGGGTCCCAGCAGCACAAACAGGCGAGCGGAGGCGGCAGCAGTGGAGGCGGCAGCGGGAGCGGGAATGGAGGGAGCCAGGCACAG TGTGCTTCTGGTACCGGGGCCTTGGGGAGCTGCTTTGAGAGCCGTGTGGTCGTGGTATGCGAGAAGATGATGAGCCGAGCCTGCTGGGCGAAGTCCAAGCACTTGATCCACTCAAAGACGTTCCGCGGAATGACCCTCCTCCACCTGGCCGCTGCCCAGGGCTATGCCACCCTAATCCAGACCCTCATCAAATGGCG TACAAAGCACGCGGATAGCATTGACCTGGAACTGGAAGTTGACCCTTTGAATGTGGATCACTTCTCCTGTACCCCTCTG ATGTGGGCGTGTGCCCTAGGGCACTTGGAAGCTGCCGTCGTGCTGTACAAGTGGGACCGTCGGGCCATCTCGATTCCTGACTCTCTAGGAAGGCTGCCTTTGGGAATTGCCAGGTCACGGGGTCATGTGAAATTAGCAGAGTGTCTGGAGCACCTGCAGAGAGATGAGCAGGCTCAGCTGGGACAGAACCCCAGAATCCACTGTCCTGCAAGTGAAGAGCCCAGCACAGAGAGCTGGATGGCCCAGTGGCACAGCGAAGCCATCAGCTCTCCAGAAATACCCAAGGGAGTCACTGTTATTGCAAGCACCAACCCAG TACAGGTGACTGGAAATCCGAAGGGGACCAGTGTAGGAAAGGAGGCAGCACCTTCACAGGTGCGTCCACGGGAACCAATGAGTGTCCTGATGATGGCTAACAGAGAGGTGGTGAATACAGAGCTGGGGTCCTACCGTGATAGTGCAGAAAATGAAGAATGCGCCCAGCCCATGGATGACATACAG gtgaacATGATGACCTTGGCAGAACACATTATTGAAGCTACACCTGACCGAATCAAGCAGGAGAATTTTGTGCCCATGGAGTCCTCAGGATTGGAAAGAACAGACCCTGCCACCATCAGCAGTACAATGAGCTGGCTGGCCAGTTACCTAGCGGATGCTGACTGCCTGCCCAGTGCTGCCCAGATCCG AAGTGCATATAACGAGCCTCTAACCCCTTCTTCTAATACCAGCTTGAGCCCTGTTGGCTCTCCCGTCAGTGAAATCGCTTTCGAGAAGCCTAACCTTCCCTCCGCCGCGGATTGGTCAGAATTCCTGAGTGCATCTACCAGTGAGAAGGTAGAGAATGAGTTTGCTCAGCTCACTCTGTCTGATCATGAACAGAGAGAACTCTATGAGGCCGCCAGGCTTGTCCAGACAGCCTTCCGGAAATACAAG GGTCGACCCTTGCGGGAACAGCAAGAAGTAGCTGCTGCTGTCATTCAGCGTtgttacagaaaatataaacag CTGACATGGATAGCCTTGAAG TATGCACTTTATAAAAAGATGACACAGGCTGCCATCCTTATCCAGAGCAAATTCCGAAGTTACTATgaacaaaaaaaattccagcagAGCCGACGGGCTGCTGTGCTGATCCAAAAGTACTACCGAAGTTATAAGAAATGTGGCAAAAGACGGCAGGCTCGCCGGACGGCTGTGATTGTACAACAGAAACTCAG gagcagtttgctaaccaAAAAGCAGGATCAAGCTGCTCGAAAAATAATGAGGTTTCTACGCCGCTGTCGCCACAG